From one Magnolia sinica isolate HGM2019 chromosome 18, MsV1, whole genome shotgun sequence genomic stretch:
- the LOC131232358 gene encoding uncharacterized protein LOC131232358 → MLQKGVPVFLYGAADEQARTLDSTSRIARQQLMDSRMQLRIPKLQGLSVHELTVSPLVGELVLSENIIFLKQNIIYFDLASNFKILLCEGGKHLEYFSGDSLLIYVY, encoded by the exons ATGTTGCAGAAAGGAG TCCCTGTATTTCTATATGGAGCAGCAGATGAGCAAGCAAGGACCCTTGATTCAACCAGTAGAATTGCTAGACAG CAATTGATGGATTCACGAATGCAACTCAGGATTCCAAAATTGCAAGGTTTGTCAGTTCATGAGTTGACTGTTTCTCCTCTTGTTGGTGAACTTGTGCTTTCTGAAAatattatctttctaaaacaGAACATTATTTACTTCGATCTTGCTTCTAACTTCAAAATTTT GTTATGTGAAGGTGGGAAGCACTTAGAATACTTTTCAGGTGATTCTTTGTTGATTTACGTTTATTAA